One region of Oncorhynchus mykiss isolate Arlee chromosome 8, USDA_OmykA_1.1, whole genome shotgun sequence genomic DNA includes:
- the LOC118965514 gene encoding utrophin-like, translated as MLKSNIVTVGDTDEIRTTMGCLHVTESDLELRPPQLENIVTLAQNIKNKTSNLNTSVTEKLEKGHSQWDNTQQGVEAQLQQLDNMIGHSDQWEKQRQELNALIGAPAHLNEGHLHNLHLSREPLTIQLSDNKVFLQDLGRGQGTMATCNEWSNQLLREYSADDTRRIKDVTEKNNVEPGTASTRSGRTHADTHTHVYTHTCQVSPNVLNQLEFLTPLFHSTMDLQPNQCLIICHSIDH; from the exons ATGCTTAAGTCCAACATCGTCACTGTAGGGGACACAGACGAGATACGCACTACCATGGGGTGCTTGCAT GTGACGGAGAGTGACCTGGAGCTGCGTCCTCCCCAGCTGGAGAACATCGTCACTCTAGCCCAGAACATCAAGAACAAGACCTCCAACTTGAATACCTCCGTCACGGAGAAAC tggagAAAGGGCATAGCCAATGGGACAACACTCAGCAAGGTGTGGAGGCGCAGCTCCAGCAGCTGGATAACATGATTGGCCACAGCGATCagtgggagaaacagagacaggaactgAATGCTCTGATTGGGGCACCTGCACACCTGAACGAGGGGCACCTGCACAACCTTCACCTCTCCAGGGAACCCCTGACCATACAGCTCAGTGACAACAAG GTGTTCTTGCAAGACCTTGGAAGAGGTCAGGGTACCATGGCAACCTGTAACGAGTGGTCCAATCAGCTCCTGCGAGAGTATTCTGCTGACGACACAAGGAGGATCAAAGATGTCACAGAGAAAAACAACGTGGAGCCTGGAACAGCATCAACAAGAAGTGGACgtacacatgcagacacacacacacacgtatacacacacacttgtcaAGTCTCACCTAATGTCCTGAACCAACTTGAATTCTTGACTCCGCTATTTCATTCAACAATGGACCTCCAACCAAACCAATGCTTGATCATTTGTCATTCCATCGATCATTGA